GCCTGCTCTCGGGCAGGTACACCGCCGTCACCACGTTCGCCGACGACGACCACCGCACCTTCAACCGCGCCGGCGAGGCCTTCGACGTGGGCGAGACGTTCTCCGGCGTGGACTACGAGACCGGCCTGGCCGCGGTGGAGCGCATCCGGGAGCTGATCCCCGAAGGTATGACCATGGCCCAGTTCGCGCTGCGCTGGATCCTGGACCAGCCGGGCGTGAGCACGGTGATCCCGGGCGCCCGCAACGCCGAGCAGGCGCGCGGCAACGCCGCGGCCGCCGGGTTCGCCCCGCTGCCCGAGTCGGTGCACGCCGCGGTGCGCGACATCTACGACGAGCTGGTCCGCCCCCAGGTGCACCACCGCTGGTGACCGCGGACGGGTGGGTCCGCATCGGCGGTCGGCCACCGGTGCCGCGCCGCGTAGAACGGCCCCTCGAAACCCGTGTTCCGAGGGGCCGCCGCATGTCTTGGCACAGGACTCCACGTCCGCGGGGAACGCGCGCCGTTCTCGGCCGGGAACGAGAGGTGTCCGAGGTCGGGGCTGCGCGAGTCCCGGACATCGACCGTGCCGGACTTCGGTGCTCGGACCGCGACACAGCTGCCCGCGGGCACTGCGAGTACTGAGGTCTGCGGAAGCCGCGTGGCCCGGGTTCTCTCGCCGGCGCTTCTTGGCCTTATCGGGCTTATTCGAGCGATTTCGACCCCCGCAAGGTCAAGATCGGCGGGACTGGTCGGCCGCGCTCACCTCGTCGCCGGTCCCGTCGGCCTCGGCGGCGGCCAGCAGCGCGGCCAGCACCCCGGGGAACCGATCGTCGAGGTCGGCCCGGCGCAGCCGGACGAAGCAGCGGGTGCCCTCCTGGCGGGTCCGCGTGACCCCGGCGTCGCGCAACACCTTCAGGTGGTGGCTCAGCGTGGACTTGGCGACGGGCGCGCGCAGCTCCCCCCACCCCCGCTCCCGGTCGTCGGAGAGCACCCGCACCAGTCCGATCCGGACGGGGTCGCCGAGTGCGGTCAGCAGGCGCGTCAGCGTGATCTCGGCGATGTCGGGGTGGCGCTGCTCCTTCATGTTCCCATGATAACTTCATTCGGTATTCGATGAACTTCGAACGA
This sequence is a window from Spinactinospora alkalitolerans. Protein-coding genes within it:
- a CDS encoding ArsR/SmtB family transcription factor, which produces MKEQRHPDIAEITLTRLLTALGDPVRIGLVRVLSDDRERGWGELRAPVAKSTLSHHLKVLRDAGVTRTRQEGTRCFVRLRRADLDDRFPGVLAALLAAAEADGTGDEVSAADQSRRS